The segment GTGATTACCCTGCCTGGTATCTCCGGGAAGGCGGCGTCGTCTTGTCAACAACGATAGACAAGTACTGCTACATTTCGTGCCGCTACCTGCCGCCCTTCTTCAACATAAAGCACAGGATCGTGTGGTCTCATATCGAGACGGTGACGACACTTAAGGACATCTTGCATCCAGCCGTCCGCGAATGTCTGAAGTACATGGGTTTCGACGACGCGCTCGGTCTCGAAATTCATCACCAAGGTGACCTCCCGGCGAGAAGCGGAATGGGCTCCAGCTCATCGTTTTCCGTGGGATTGATCCACGCGCTCACGGCCCTTCGCGGCCAGACGATTGGAAAGCACGAACTGGCGCTGAAAGCAATCGAGCTCGAGCAGAATGTGATGAAAGACAGCGTTGGGGCGCAAGATCAAGTCGCGGCCGCCCACGGTGGACTAAACCGGATACGGTTTCTCAAGTCAGGAAAGATCGACGTTGAACCTGTGAAGGTCGCCCAAGATCGCCACAAGGAACTTGAATCGAACTTGATCATGCTCTACACCGGCATGGTCCGCACGGCGTCGGACGTTGCCAAGGAGGTTTCGTCCAATCTCGAAAGGAAGAGCGAATCCGTGCTACGCATGATGGATATGGCGGAAGAGGGCGCAGCGATCCTTGCGGGCAAAGCCTCCGTCGATGACTTCGGGGCCCTGCTCGACGAGGCCTGGCAATTGAAACGAGGCCTCGCCGAAGCGGTATCGAATGACGTCATCGACGGGGTGTACAGGACAGCAAAGGCAAACGGCGCGCTTGGCGGAAAACTGCTTGGCGCAGGCGCCGGAGGGTTCATGCTCTTCTACATTCCCCCTGGCAAGCAGAGGAACGTGCAACGAGCACTTAGTCAGTACCTATGGGTGCCTTTCTCGTTCGAGTCTACTGGAAGTTCGATCATCGCGACCGACGGCGCCTAACCGGCTGCGGTTTACACAAACTCACACTCTCCCGAGGAAAGAAAATGACCCGATTCAAGAAAATCCTGGTGACTGGGGCGTCCGGCGTTGCGGGCAGCGGACTGAAAGCCATTGCCAAGGAATATGAGGAAAATGAATTCACCTTCCTCGCATCCCGCGATTGCGACCTGACGGACCCGCAGGCCGTGGACACCCTTTTCGCAAGGCTGAGACCCGACGCGGTTTTACACATGGCCGCAATCTCTGGTGGAATCGGCCTTAGCACAAAACACCCGGCTACCCTCCTTCGCGACAACGTCCTCATGAATGTCAACGTCGTCGAGGCGGCTCGGAAATACGAAATAGAAAAAACCGTCATGTCTCTGTCGACAGGGATGTACTCTCCCAATGCGCCATTGCCAATAAAGGAGGATTACATCCACGATGGCCCCCCCCATTCGTCCAACTATAGCTACGCATTCGCTAAGCGCTTGGTCGATCCGATGATTCGTGCTTGGCGATCAGAATTCGGCATGAACTTGATCGGCGTTGTCCCGAACGGGATATTTGGGGAGCACGACAATTTCAATTACGATGACGCTACCCTGACGCCAACACTCATAAGGAGGTTTTACGAGAATCGCGGAGGGGATAAGGCAATCGTAATGTGGGGTGACGGCTCGCCGCTTCGCGAAGTCACGTACGGGAAGGACATTGCCCGCGCCTATATGTGGTGCCTAGAGCACTACGATGAACCTCAAATTCTGCACATAGGTACGACAGAGGAACATTCAGTTCGGGAAATCGCCGAAATGCTGGCCGACATGTACGGGATCTCCCGCGAACGTCTAGAGTTCGACACGAGCAAACCCGCGGGCGTTTCGAGGAAGAGCACCGACAATTCCCGATTCGTCAGGCTTAGCGACTTCAAGTACACTGCATATCGGACCGCCTTGGAGAACACCGTGCGCTGGTACGTGGAGACAAGCGAACGAAATCCAGCCAACATTCGCAAGGGGAGCAAGTTGTTCGTTCGCCCCGAGGTCGCGACGGGGAGATTGAGATGAGGACACGCGACGTTGGAAAGAGTGGTCTTAAGGTTTCGGAGGTCGGATTCGGGACCTGGGGCATGGGCGACTCCTACGGACCGGTTGATGATGAAGAATCACGGGCGTCCCTTCGCCTAGGTTTCGAAAACGGAATCATCTTCTACGACACGGCAGACCTTTACGGAGATGGGCGAAGCGAAAGGCTGATCGGGGAAGCGCTTGGGGACGTCCGCGATGAGATTGTGATTTCATCGAAGACAGGATACCTATCGCACGATGGCCACCAGTTGTTCACGCCCGCCCACATACTCAAATCTCTTGACGCCAGCCTCAACCGTCTGGGGACGGACCACCTCGATATCTACATGCTCCACAGCCCACCTGTGGACCTATTGGTCAAAGAACCCGCGATACTCGATACCATGCGCGACCTCAAAGATCATGGAAAAATAACGGCATTTGGGATTTCGGCGCGTTCGCCCGAAGACGCCGCTCTCGCAATCGCAAAGACCGATCTGGACGTCATGGAGATCAACCTGAACCTTATTGACCAAAGGTCGAGAAGGAGCGGGCTGTTTGAAGCAGCTTGTCAAGCTGGCGTAGGGCTAATCGCCCGGACACCGCTAGCATTCGGCTTCCTGACCGGTCGCTACGGTCCGAACGCTACCTTCCCCAATGACGACCATCGTTCATTTTGGCCAAGAGATCAAATCCGCATCTGGGCAGAGGCGCCAAAGAAATTCGAAGAAATCGCCAATGCCCGTGGGTGCTCCATCACACAACTAGCCCTACTCTACTGCATTTCGGACCCGGCCGTCGCCAGCGTAATCCCAGGTATGTTGACTGCAAAGGAAGTTCATGAGAACGTCGCCGCGGGCGGCCTTCCCGCATTGTCTCCGAAAGAACTCGAGCAAATCGAAAGAATCTATGACAACAATACGTTTTTCGTTGGTGGCCGGCGGCGAAGAAATGCGGATGACAATTGAACCTTGTGCCTCCAGGCCAGGAAGCGGTTGACAGCATGCATACAGCGCGAACAGTATTCGAAACCAAATGGTTCCAGATCCTCGAGGAATCTTTTCCGGAACACCCAGAACTTGGGAGCGAACCGTACTATACTATCCGCGCCCCGCCGGGGGTGATCGTGCTTGCTTTGACCCGCAGGCGCGAGGTTGTCCTCGTGAAGCAATTCCGACCCGCCGTGCGCGAATCGACATTGGAATTTCCGAGCGGGCAAATGAATGCCGATGAGATGCCGGAAGACGCCGCGGCCCGTGAACTTCTTGAAGAGACAGGTTACACCGCTCGAACCTACACGTACCTGGGCCGGTACAAAGCACTCACGAGTCGTAATGGCTCCAAGCAACACGTTTTCGTGGCGGAGGATGCCTCGCCTACGGGCCACCATGAACCAGAGCGCGGCATCCAAGTCATTCTTGCTACTCTACCGGAACTAAAGAATCGTGTGGCGTCGGGTGAATTTGACGTGTTTCAGTATCTCGGTGCGTTGGTTTTGGCAGACTGGAAAGCCGGTAAGGGCCTACTAGCCGCCGCTGGTGGAGGCTGATGGCTATCAACGACCAGGAACGGACTTCCCATGTCGACGATGTGTCGACGCCGGCAAAGGACCGATCCCACCGACGCATAGACGTCAAAGAATTTGCCCTTGCAGTGGGACGCAGCCCTAGTGAGATTCCGCCTGACGTGGTAGACCTCATCAATGCCACCCCGCTCCTTTACCAGAGACCTGATGAAAGCCTGCGACACGCCACGATGGATCGCGTGAGAGACGTTCTTCGTAAAGACGCCCTACCGAAGTCGAACGCGAGCCGAAAGGACGATTGGGAACGCGGGTGGGGCGAAAATCTCCAGGCGTACTCTGGCGGCGACGAAATTGAGAGCGCGCTGAGACCGCGTTATTTCCACCCCACAAACGTAATCCGTTGGCGCGGCGACTACGCCGGTGTCCCGGATCCTGATTTCGAAATACGTCTGGTCGCAGCGTTTCGTCGATGGATCTATCATGCATACTTACGCGACGCCTCAAGAGTCTTCGAGTTCGGATGTGGCACCGGCCGAAACCTCGTTGATCTTGCCAAGGTTTTCCCGGAAAAGGAACTCGTTGGGCTCGATTGGGCCCAATCCGCGGTGAATCTTGTTAATGCCGTCGGCAAGGCCCAAGGTCTGCACCTCCGTGGTCGTCTCTTCGATTTCTTTGATCCAGACGATACCATCGTGATGGGGAAAGGCACCGCGATATTCACGCTGGCGGCGCTGGAACAAGTGGGAGCCCAGCATCGGAAATTCATCGATTTTCTTATCGGGCATGAACCCGATATCTGCGTCCACCTGGAGCCACTGGTCGAACTGTACGAGCCGGATCATTCGTTCGATCAGATGGCCATCAAGTATCACCATATGCGAGGATACCTAGAAGGTTTCCTGCCTGCTATCCGTCGTCTGGAAAGCCAAGGGCAGGCCGAGATATTGGAAGTGCGCAGGTTCCAATTTGGAAGTCTTTTCCACGAGGCCTACTCTCTGCTCGTTTGGAGACCACGGTAGTGGGGAACGAGCTTTCTTCATCCGCATTCGGCCCCAGTCAACTTTGGCTTCCGATGACGGCCACGGACGACCCAATTTGATGAGACGATTCACGGGAGATGTGCTATGGAAGTTGTAAAAACCAAACTGGATGGAGTCCTGATGATCACGCCCCCGACCGTATTCCACGATTTTCGCGGCTCGTATGTGGAAATATACAACGAGCAATTGTATCGACAATTTGGGATCCACGTGAACTTCGTGCAAGACGACATTTCCACTTCCACTCGACATGTGCTTCGAGGATTGCATGGGGACAACGAGACCTGGAAGCTTATCAGCTGCCTGTACGGAAAAATCTACCAAGTAGTTACGAATAACGACCCGACCCACCCCCAATACCGCAAATGGGAAGCATTCACCCTCTCCGACGAGAACCGATTGCAATTGCTCATTCCGCCAAGATTTGCTAACGGTCACGTTGTCATGAGCGATCGGGCCATATTCCACTACAAGCAAAACACGTACTACAACAGGAATGGCCAGTTCACCATCAAGTGGAACGACCCGGCGCTGAAAATCTGGTGGCCCGTCAAGGACCCGATTCTCAGCGAGCGCGATTCCTAGTCTCATGGCGAGGAACACAACATGCCCGCTCGTCTGGATGTAGATTCATGATCTCAAGATCCCTCGGCGCGTCGGTTCTTGGACCGTTGCGTGCAGTCAAGCGAGAAATCCGCGCTGCGTCGATGAAAGGCAACCGGTTCCGGTGCCCGATATGCCGCGGAAGGTTCCGAAGCTTCCTCCCACAGTACGAACGTTTTTCCATCGACGGAGAAGTGGTCTGGGATGGTGTGCACCCCAATTCTGTGTGCCCGCGGTGTTATTCTCTCCCGAGACATCGATTCATGATGCATGTCATGGAGAGACGAACCAACCTCATGCAACGC is part of the Euryarchaeota archaeon genome and harbors:
- a CDS encoding kinase, which gives rise to MIISRTPYRISFFGGGSDYPAWYLREGGVVLSTTIDKYCYISCRYLPPFFNIKHRIVWSHIETVTTLKDILHPAVRECLKYMGFDDALGLEIHHQGDLPARSGMGSSSSFSVGLIHALTALRGQTIGKHELALKAIELEQNVMKDSVGAQDQVAAAHGGLNRIRFLKSGKIDVEPVKVAQDRHKELESNLIMLYTGMVRTASDVAKEVSSNLERKSESVLRMMDMAEEGAAILAGKASVDDFGALLDEAWQLKRGLAEAVSNDVIDGVYRTAKANGALGGKLLGAGAGGFMLFYIPPGKQRNVQRALSQYLWVPFSFESTGSSIIATDGA
- a CDS encoding NAD-dependent epimerase/dehydratase family protein, whose product is MTRFKKILVTGASGVAGSGLKAIAKEYEENEFTFLASRDCDLTDPQAVDTLFARLRPDAVLHMAAISGGIGLSTKHPATLLRDNVLMNVNVVEAARKYEIEKTVMSLSTGMYSPNAPLPIKEDYIHDGPPHSSNYSYAFAKRLVDPMIRAWRSEFGMNLIGVVPNGIFGEHDNFNYDDATLTPTLIRRFYENRGGDKAIVMWGDGSPLREVTYGKDIARAYMWCLEHYDEPQILHIGTTEEHSVREIAEMLADMYGISRERLEFDTSKPAGVSRKSTDNSRFVRLSDFKYTAYRTALENTVRWYVETSERNPANIRKGSKLFVRPEVATGRLR
- a CDS encoding aldo/keto reductase; this translates as MRTRDVGKSGLKVSEVGFGTWGMGDSYGPVDDEESRASLRLGFENGIIFYDTADLYGDGRSERLIGEALGDVRDEIVISSKTGYLSHDGHQLFTPAHILKSLDASLNRLGTDHLDIYMLHSPPVDLLVKEPAILDTMRDLKDHGKITAFGISARSPEDAALAIAKTDLDVMEINLNLIDQRSRRSGLFEAACQAGVGLIARTPLAFGFLTGRYGPNATFPNDDHRSFWPRDQIRIWAEAPKKFEEIANARGCSITQLALLYCISDPAVASVIPGMLTAKEVHENVAAGGLPALSPKELEQIERIYDNNTFFVGGRRRRNADDN
- a CDS encoding NUDIX hydrolase, which codes for MHTARTVFETKWFQILEESFPEHPELGSEPYYTIRAPPGVIVLALTRRREVVLVKQFRPAVRESTLEFPSGQMNADEMPEDAAARELLEETGYTARTYTYLGRYKALTSRNGSKQHVFVAEDASPTGHHEPERGIQVILATLPELKNRVASGEFDVFQYLGALVLADWKAGKGLLAAAGGG
- a CDS encoding dTDP-4-dehydrorhamnose 3,5-epimerase family protein — translated: MEVVKTKLDGVLMITPPTVFHDFRGSYVEIYNEQLYRQFGIHVNFVQDDISTSTRHVLRGLHGDNETWKLISCLYGKIYQVVTNNDPTHPQYRKWEAFTLSDENRLQLLIPPRFANGHVVMSDRAIFHYKQNTYYNRNGQFTIKWNDPALKIWWPVKDPILSERDS